The sequence CTGTTTGATAAGAGTCTCTGATGTTTCTGCTTTCTGTGTTGCTGAACACACGATAGGCCTCTCTCTCCTAAGACGAATTTAATGGGCATTGCTAGTTAatgatgctctctctctctctctctcacacacacacacatacacagacagaaaaagagaaagaaagtcacAGATGATCAGGTGTAGAAGCTCCTGATGTTGAGTGGGATGCAGTCAGATCCTGTTGCCGGTGTAGATGTGGGATAAAATTAGCATCTCTGGATCCTGAATGGCTGCGCTTTTGACTCAGAATAAAAAATGGTCACAATGTGGAATATCACAAAGGGCAACCACCGAAACCTGACTGAGCAGGGACTGTTCTTAAGTGGTTGTTGAACAGAAGGACAGATTTCAGGGCAAAGttcccaaactaccatccaaaatAACTGCAATTGTTTTTCTCAACCGCAGgatcagtttcacttaacaattggcttCTGGTCAAGGAGATTCGTTCTTAAAAATGCTCGATGTCTTCATTAATTACTATGCAAGTTTGTCAGAGGCTTCGGCATGGTTAAATTAGGTTGCTTCCGCCAAGGGGCCTCTGGGCTCAGGCCAGCCTTATGGACCCTCCAGGGTGCAGAAGAGGGTCACCCGGCTCGGGATCCGGGACTCCGGCAGTCCCTGCTGGGCAGAGCCCAAACTCCCAGGGGCCAGCACTCTCTTCCCCGGGGGCTCTGGACGACAAGAGCCCCCAGCCAGGCCAGGCACCCCCGCCGATTTCACTTCGGGCCCGCCGGCGGCTTTCTGCCCGTCCCGAGGCGCGGGGTGAGGCCGGAGCAGCCGAAGGCTTCCCTGGCTTCCTCCGCGAATCGTGCGAGCCCTGAGCCAAGCAGGGCACCGCCACGCCCGGGACGCGGGTGGCTGCACCTGCCCCGCACTGCCAGgacggagcggcggcggcggcctctcGCCCACCCTGCGTGCCCTGGTCCCGGTGAGTCTGGGAGGAGAAAGGGCTCCCGCCGGAGAGAGGCGGCTCGGGTGGCCGGGAGAGGCTCGCAGCCCCGGCGCCCACGGCTGCCCCTCGCCGCCTTCCGCAGCGCTGCCTGCCGGCCCCGCCAGCCGCCTCGCGCCCAGCGAGCGAAAAGGGGGTGTGTGAGCCGCCTGGGAAACTACATCCCCCATCAGCCTCCGGGC comes from Ahaetulla prasina isolate Xishuangbanna chromosome 17, ASM2864084v1, whole genome shotgun sequence and encodes:
- the LOC131186842 gene encoding collagen alpha-1(XVI) chain-like; translation: MANKDPAWQRRGCGDGDRERGERERAAEARRGGETRQKRGAPESARLGRPPASRPARPAEPESGLEAELGEEARRLMGDVVSQAAHTPPFRSLGARRLAGPAGSAAEGGEGQPWAPGLRASPGHPSRLSPAGALSPPRLTGTRARRVGERPPPPLRPGSAGQVQPPASRAWRCPAWLRARTIRGGSQGSLRLLRPHPAPRDGQKAAGGPEVKSAGVPGLAGGSCRPEPPGKRVLAPGSLGSAQQGLPESRIPSRVTLFCTLEGP